In a single window of the Allobranchiibius huperziae genome:
- a CDS encoding NAD-dependent succinate-semialdehyde dehydrogenase, producing the protein MTGAVEQVTTQLFIGGKWRDAEGGKTLTVDNPASGKALATVADASPADGVAALAAAAAAQADWARTPPRDRGEILRSAFELITQRADHFAELMTLEMGKPLAESKGEVTYGAEFFRWFSEEAVRISGRWSTAPNGATRLVTMKAPVGPTLMITPWNFPLAMGTRKIGPAIAAGCTMVVKPAAETPLTMLALAQLLEEVGLPAGVLNVVTTSDSGGVMEPLIRDPRTRKLTFTGSTAVGRKLVEQSADQLLRLSMELGGNAPFIVFHDADVDAAVDGAMLAKMRNIGEACTAANRFLVHADVAQEFGDKLAQRMGAMVVGNGLDDGVTVGPLINAKAVDKVAALVRDAAERGSKVVCGGEPGDGEGFFYPPTVLTGVPADADLVREEIFGPVAAIQTFTDEQDAIDRANSTEYGLASYFYTRDLSRTIRVSEGLEYGMVGVNQGIISNPAAPFGGVKASGYGREGGFEGIEEYLETKYVGLAL; encoded by the coding sequence ATGACCGGAGCGGTCGAGCAGGTCACAACGCAGTTGTTCATCGGTGGGAAGTGGCGTGACGCCGAGGGCGGCAAGACCCTCACGGTCGACAACCCGGCCAGCGGGAAGGCACTCGCGACCGTCGCGGACGCGTCCCCGGCCGACGGTGTCGCGGCGCTCGCGGCCGCCGCTGCGGCACAGGCGGATTGGGCGCGTACGCCGCCGCGCGACCGCGGAGAGATCCTGCGGTCGGCGTTCGAGCTCATCACCCAGCGTGCCGATCACTTCGCCGAGCTGATGACGCTGGAGATGGGCAAGCCCCTGGCCGAGTCCAAGGGCGAGGTGACCTACGGCGCGGAGTTCTTCCGCTGGTTCTCCGAGGAGGCGGTGCGCATCTCCGGTCGCTGGTCGACGGCACCGAACGGCGCGACCCGGCTGGTGACGATGAAGGCTCCGGTCGGTCCCACGTTGATGATCACGCCGTGGAACTTCCCGCTGGCGATGGGCACCCGCAAGATCGGGCCGGCCATCGCGGCCGGCTGCACGATGGTGGTCAAGCCCGCCGCCGAGACGCCGCTGACGATGCTGGCGCTGGCGCAGCTGCTGGAGGAGGTCGGGCTGCCTGCCGGCGTGCTGAACGTCGTCACCACCAGCGACTCCGGCGGCGTCATGGAGCCGCTCATCCGCGACCCGCGCACCCGCAAGCTGACCTTCACCGGCTCCACCGCGGTGGGCCGCAAGCTGGTCGAGCAGTCCGCCGACCAGCTGCTGCGGCTGTCGATGGAGCTGGGCGGCAACGCGCCGTTCATCGTGTTCCACGACGCCGACGTCGACGCGGCCGTGGACGGGGCGATGCTCGCCAAGATGCGCAACATCGGCGAGGCATGCACGGCGGCCAACCGGTTCCTCGTGCACGCTGACGTGGCGCAGGAGTTCGGCGACAAGCTCGCCCAGCGGATGGGCGCGATGGTCGTCGGTAACGGCCTGGACGACGGGGTCACCGTCGGACCGTTGATCAACGCCAAGGCGGTCGACAAGGTCGCCGCCCTGGTGCGTGATGCGGCGGAGCGCGGCTCCAAGGTCGTCTGCGGCGGGGAGCCCGGCGACGGTGAGGGGTTCTTCTACCCGCCGACCGTGCTGACCGGCGTACCGGCTGACGCCGACCTGGTCCGGGAGGAGATCTTCGGACCGGTCGCGGCCATCCAGACCTTCACCGACGAGCAGGACGCGATCGACCGCGCCAACTCCACCGAGTACGGCCTCGCGTCGTACTTCTACACCCGCGACCTCTCCCGCACGATCCGGGTGAGCGAGGGCCTGGAGTACGGAATGGTCGGGGTCAACCAGGGGATCATCTCCAACCCGGCTGCACCGTTCGGCGGCGTCAAGGCGAGCGGCTACGGCCGTGAAGGCGGCTTCGAGGGCATCGAGGAGTACCTCGAGACCAAGTACGTCGGTCTGGCTCTCTAG
- a CDS encoding gamma-aminobutyraldehyde dehydrogenase — MTDSPRQLRNFIGGEYVDGRGEERLDLVSPVTAKVVAQAPISGQADVDAAYAAAEKGFAEWGQVTPSERQQALLKFADAIEERADDFVKLEAQNTGKPFALTASEEVPPMVDQLRFFAGAARVLEGVSAGEYLAGHTSWIRREPIGVVGQVTPWNYPMMMAMWKIAPALAAGNAIVLKPSDTTPETTLLLAELAAPFLPAGTFNVITGDRETGAKVVEHPTPQLVAITGSVRAGMQVAEAASRDLKRVHLELGGKAPVIVFDDADIEAAVEGIATAGYFNAGQDCTAATRVLVSPKIHDDFVAALAAYAKNEAKVGLPDDEDALFGPVNNANQLAHVTGMLDRLPDHANIAAGGHRMSGLGDGYFLEPTVVSGLTQDDEMSQHEIFGPVISVQRIEDEQAAIRAANGVEYGLASSVWTRDLGRALRVSKALDFGCVWINTHIPLVAEMPHGGFKHSGYGKDLSRYGFEDYTRIKHVMANINS; from the coding sequence ATGACCGATTCCCCCCGCCAGTTGCGCAACTTCATCGGCGGCGAGTACGTCGACGGTCGAGGCGAGGAGCGCCTCGACCTGGTCAGCCCCGTGACCGCGAAGGTCGTCGCGCAGGCGCCGATCTCCGGCCAGGCCGACGTCGACGCGGCGTACGCGGCGGCCGAGAAGGGCTTCGCCGAGTGGGGCCAGGTCACCCCGAGCGAGCGCCAGCAGGCGCTGCTGAAGTTCGCCGACGCCATCGAGGAGCGTGCCGACGACTTCGTGAAGCTGGAGGCGCAGAACACCGGAAAGCCGTTCGCGCTCACGGCATCCGAGGAAGTGCCGCCCATGGTGGACCAGCTGCGCTTCTTCGCCGGCGCCGCGCGGGTGCTGGAGGGTGTGTCGGCAGGGGAGTACCTCGCCGGGCACACCTCGTGGATCCGCCGCGAGCCGATCGGTGTGGTCGGCCAGGTCACCCCGTGGAACTACCCGATGATGATGGCGATGTGGAAGATCGCGCCGGCGCTCGCCGCGGGCAACGCGATCGTCCTCAAGCCCAGCGACACCACCCCCGAGACCACGCTGCTGCTTGCCGAGCTGGCGGCGCCGTTCCTGCCCGCGGGCACGTTCAATGTCATCACCGGTGACCGCGAGACCGGTGCGAAGGTCGTGGAGCACCCGACCCCGCAGCTCGTGGCCATCACCGGTTCGGTGCGGGCGGGCATGCAGGTCGCCGAGGCCGCATCGCGCGACCTGAAGCGGGTGCATCTGGAGCTGGGCGGCAAGGCTCCGGTGATCGTCTTCGACGACGCCGACATCGAGGCCGCCGTCGAGGGCATCGCCACCGCCGGCTACTTCAACGCCGGCCAGGACTGCACCGCAGCCACCCGGGTGCTGGTCTCGCCCAAGATCCACGACGACTTCGTGGCGGCGCTCGCGGCGTACGCGAAGAACGAGGCCAAGGTGGGCCTGCCGGACGACGAGGACGCACTCTTCGGCCCGGTCAACAACGCCAACCAGCTCGCGCATGTGACCGGGATGCTGGACCGGCTGCCCGACCACGCGAACATCGCGGCCGGCGGGCACCGGATGAGCGGTCTCGGCGACGGCTACTTCCTGGAGCCGACCGTCGTCTCCGGGCTCACCCAGGACGACGAGATGAGCCAGCACGAGATCTTCGGGCCGGTCATCTCGGTGCAGCGCATCGAGGACGAGCAGGCCGCGATCCGGGCGGCGAACGGTGTGGAGTACGGCCTCGCGTCGTCGGTGTGGACGCGTGACCTCGGTCGCGCGCTTCGGGTCAGCAAGGCACTCGACTTCGGCTGTGTCTGGATCAACACGCACATCCCGCTCGTCGCCGAGATGCCGCACGGTGGTTTCAAGCACAGCGGCTACGGCAAGGACCTCAGCCGCTACGGGTTCGAGGACTACACGCGCATCAAGCACGTGATGGCCAACATCAACAGCTGA